A single Trachemys scripta elegans isolate TJP31775 unplaced genomic scaffold, CAS_Tse_1.0 scaffold_30, whole genome shotgun sequence DNA region contains:
- the KDELR1 gene encoding ER lumen protein-retaining receptor 1 translates to MNIFRFLGDISHLLAIIILLMKIWKTRSCAGISGKSQILFAVVFTTRYLDLVTNFISFYNTSMKVVYIACSYATVWLIYSKFKATYDGNHDTFRVEFLVVPTAVLAFLVNHDFTPLEILWTFSIYLESVAILPQLFMVSKTGEAETITSHYLFALGIYRTLYLFNWIWRYQQEGFFDLIAIVAGLVQTILYCDFFYLYITKVLKGKKLSLPA, encoded by the exons ATGAACATCTTCCGATTCCTGGGGGACATTTCCCACCTTCTGGCTATTATCATCCTGCTGATGAAGATCTGGAAGACGAGGTCCTGTGCGG GGATCTCTGGGAAGAGCCAGATTCTCTTTGCTGTCGTGTTCACCACCCGCTACCTGGACCTGGTCACCAACTTCATCTCCTTCTACAACACCTCCATGAAG GTCGTGTACATCGCCTGCTCCTACGCCACGGTGTGGCTGATCTACAGCAAGTTCAAGGCCACATACGACGGGAACCACGACACCTTCCGGGTGGAGTTCCTTGTGGTGCCCACGGCTGTGCTGGCCTTCCTGGTGAACCACGACTTCACTCCGCTGGAG ATCCTCTGGACGTTCTCCATCTACCTGGAGTCGGTGGCCATCCTGCCGCAGTTGTTCATGGTGAGCAAGACGGGCGAGGCGGAGACCATCACCAGCCACTATCTCTTCGCCCTGGGCATCTACCGCACCCTCTACCTCTTCAACTGGATCTGGCGCTACCAGCAGGAGGGCTTTTTTGACCTGATCGCCATCGTGGCCGGGCTGGTGCAGACCATCCTCTACTGCGACTTCTTCTACCTCTACATCACAAAAG TTCTAAAGGGGAAGAAGCTGAGTTTGCCAGCGTAG
- the SYNGR4 gene encoding synaptogyrin-4 — protein MRRVSLSPPERSENNVVHFLKQPRTIARILAGLFSLIIFASLVTDGYQNLTASSQLRCVLNDNRVACGYAITAGVLAFLQSFLFLAFDAYDNIIISHKVKSVILSLDLTFSIIWSCIWFVGFCFLANQWNRSAHHYLLGTSSARASISFAFFSIPCWVYLGYRALRGLWAEPPIPYKKSLDEGAVALTTLSSVTTTSISNSMEYHSPTEGRRASSIPFPQTPRGNRLTFLNDN, from the exons ATGAGGAGGGTGAGCTTGAGTCCGCCGGAGCGCTCGGAGAACAACGTGGTCCACTTCCTGAAGCAACCTCGGACCATTGCTAGGATCCTAGCTGGG ctctTCTCGCTTATCATATTTGCCTCCCTGGTGACCGACGGCTACCAGAATTTGACAGCTTCATCCCAGCTGCGCTGCGTGCTGAATGACAATAGGGTGGCCTGCGGCTATGCCATCACAGCCGGAGTCCTGGCCTTCCTGCAATCCTTCCTCTTCCTGGCCTTCGATGCTTACGACAACATCATCATTAGCCACAAGGTCAAATCTGTCATTCTGAGTCTGGACCTGACCTTCTCCA tcatctggtcGTGCATATGGTTCGTTGGCTTCTGTTTCCTGGCCAATCAATGGAACAGGTCTGCTCACCACTACCTGCTGGGAACCAGCTCAGCCCGCGCCagcatttcctttgctttcttctccatcccctgcTGG GTATACCTGGGCTACCGAGCCCTGAGGGGCCTGTGGGCTGAGCCCCCCATTCCCTACAAAAAATCCTTGGACGAAGGCGCTGTGGCCCTGACCACGCTCTCTTCTGTCACCACCACCTCCATCTCCAACAGCATGGAGTATCATAGCCCCACCGAAGGCAGAAGAGCCAGCTCCATCCCCTTCCCGCAGACTCCAAGGGGAAACCGGCTCACTTTCCTGAATGACAATTAG
- the TMEM143 gene encoding transmembrane protein 143 has translation MVPWRNLKSLPRPDSWERTQQRNRLALARDMAAGRRMLGVAWAALGTGVPGPPRRGTASLASRMAEYRRMWKPVEPQGWAEQYRERFIPFTKGQLVSTLLKEFHSSSDAERASFLAFVARVDSSLLHRYHSLLVRLQALYDPINPDRDTLPELALSDTERLAKERQVLAELEPVLDQANFNSLSEDALAYALIVHHPQDDVQVSVNLDQYEYIRFWALGQRVGVLPIKSTLGPRKGLFGTARTPAERHYFKRVLVAARPRNAHLVLKCFKDIPLEALEQLLPAVRIRTSIFYKTLLNVTLVVSGLVLFVNVGMVVLSDLKIGTSFLLLCFAAFMTFRAWKVFGQRRNIHSLELAHILYYRSTSNNSELLGALVLRAQEEHAKELILAHSFLGRLPAQPPHGLADPEIVAGLQEHVQSWLQLHSGLEVSFCADRACRHLLSLEGGHQADPAVAPGSH, from the exons ATGGTGCCATGGAGGAATCTGAAGAGTCTCCCAAGACCTGATTCCTGGGAACGGACGCAACAGAGAAACAGGCTCGCACTGGCCAGGGATATGGCCGCTGGGCGGCG GATGCTGGGTGTGGCTTGGGCCGCCCTGGGGACAGGGGTGCCAGGGCCGCCCCGCCGCGGCACGGCCTCCCTCGCCTCCCGGATGGCAGAGTACCGGAGGATGTGGAAGCCTGTGGAGCCCCAGGGGTGGGCTGAGCAGTACAGGGAGCGGTTCATCCCCTTCACCAAGGGGCAGCTGGTCAGCACCCTTCTCAAG GAGTTCCACTCTTCCAGCGACGCCGAGCGCGCCTCCTTCCTGGCCTTCGTGGCGCGGGTggactcttccctcctgcatcGCTACCATTCTCTCCTGGTGCGCTTGCAG GCTCTCTATGACCCCATTAACCCCGACCGGGACACCCTGCCAGAGTTGGCTCTGAGCGATACCGAGCGACTGGCTAAGGAGCGGCAGGTCCTGGCTGAGCTGGAACCGGTGCTGGATCAAGCCAACTTCAACAGCCTGTCGGAGGATGCCCTAGCCTACGCCCTCATCGTGCATCACCCTCAGGATGACGTCCAg GTTTCGGTCAACCTGGATCAGTACGAGTACATCCGGTTCTGGGCCCTCGGCCAGCGTGTTGGAGTCCTCCCGATTAAATCCACGCTGGGGCCTCGGAAGGGGCTGTTCGGCACGGCACGGACCCCCGCGGAAAG GCATTATTTCAAGCGGGTGCTGGTGGCGGCCCGGCCCAGGAACGCCCACCTGGTGCTGAAGTGCTTCAAGGACATCCCCTTGGAGgcgctggagcagctgctgccggCCGTGAGGATCCGCACGTCCATCTTCTACAAGACGCTGCTGAACGTCACGCTGGTGGTGAGCGGGCTGGTCCTCTTCGTCAACGTCGGCATGGTGGTGCTGTCCGACCTCAAGATCGGCACCAGTTTCCTGCTGCTCTGTTTCGCCGCCTTCATGACCTTCCGCGCCTGGAAG GTGTTCGGGCAGCGGCGGAACATCCACTCCCTGGAGCTGGCGCACATACTGTATTACCGCAGCACCTCCAACAACtcggagctgctgggggcgctggtGCTGCGGGCGCAGGAGGAGCACGCCAAGGAGCTGATCCTGGCACACAGCTTCCTGGGCcggctgccagcccagcccccacacGGCCTTGCAG acCCTGAGATCGTGGCTGGCCTTCAGGAGCACGTCCAGTCGTGGCTGCAGCTCCACTCGGGCCTGGAAGTCTCCTTCTGTGCCGACCGCGCCTGCCGGCACCTGCTCAGCCTAGAGGGGGGACACCAGGCCGATCCCGCCGTGGCCCCTGGGTCCCACTGA